The proteins below are encoded in one region of Belonocnema kinseyi isolate 2016_QV_RU_SX_M_011 chromosome 3, B_treatae_v1, whole genome shotgun sequence:
- the LOC117168988 gene encoding protein HGH1 homolog isoform X2: MTMDEKAVESLKEISAFLNSEARADLKDATIQQVLGSAAGRELLLKLPEILKKLVILLQDNAITIAKAAALALINLTADEGGSSALLVISESFKYEGKFSSDLIHVCLKYVMDRNINLADPCCMILSNMTRPSVFVDRILALFDKTGYSWDSIIAAFCKKGDTNCATSHYLGPVFSNLSQSPKVRRHLTDRTRGLIRRLLPFTEYAESELRRGGIVGTLRNCCFDLANHDWFLGPEIDILPHLLLPLAGPEEFDDEDTNKLPIDLQYLPETKQRESDTDIRLMLLESLTQLCASKKGREYLREKNAYVILRELHKWEKDKVVLLACENLVDILIRTEEEIGVDNLKEIEVPEEYKDKFHKMDEEFISS; this comes from the exons atGACAATGGATGAAAAAGCAGTAGAATCTCTTAAAGAAATATCAGCTTTTCTAAATTCTGAAGCTCGAGCAGATTTAAAAGATGCTACGATTCAACAGGTGCTCG GTTCGGCAGCAGGACGGGAATTGCTCCTAAAATTACCGGAGATATTAAAAAAACTGGTTATCCTCTTGCAAGATAATGCAATAACAATTGCAAAAGCTGCAGCATTAGCATTAATAAACCTCACTGCTGATGAAGGCGGTTCTAGTGCTCTTTTAGTAATTTCTGAATCTTTCAAGTATGAAGGGAAATTTAGCTCTGATTTGATCCACGTTTGTTTAAA ATATGTTATggatcgaaatataaatttagcaGACCCTTGTTGCATGATTTTATCAAATATGACGAGGCCTTCAGTTTTTGTAGATAGAATACTTGCCCTTTTTGATAAAACTGGATACTCGTGGGATTCCATTATTGCTGCCTTTTGCAAAAAAGGAGACACAAATTGTGCTACGTCACACTACCTGGGACCAGTCTTTAGCAATTTGAGCCAGTCCCCCAAAGTACGAAG ACACTTAACTGACAGAACTCGAGGTTTAATTCGAAGACTCCTTCCTTTCACGGAATACGCCGAAAGTGAATTAAGACGAGGTGGCATCGTCGGAACTTTGAGGAATTGTTGCTTCGATCTTGCAAACCACGACTGGTTTCTCGGTCCAGAAATTGATATCTTGCCTCATCTTCTTTTACCACTTGCTGGGCCCGAGGAATTTGATGACGAGGATACAAACAAGCTTCCCATAGACCTACAATATTTACCTGAAACTAAACAGCGCGAATCTGATACCGATATCAG ATTAATGTTACTGGAATCTTTGACGCAATTGTGTGCATCAAAAAAAGGACGTGAGTATCTCAGAGAAAAGAATGCGTATGTCATACTCAGAGAGTTACATAAATGGGAAAAAGACAAAGTTGTCTTACTTGCCTGTGAGAACCTCGTTGACATTTTAATCAG GACGGAGGAGGAAATAGGAGTCGACAATTTAAAAGAGATTGAAGTGCCTGAGGAATACAAAGACAAGTTTCACAAAATGGATGAAGAGTTTATAAGCAGTTGA
- the LOC117168989 gene encoding coiled-coil domain-containing protein 86, with amino-acid sequence MTKVSESNIESRVQNIKTLEKKSKKKAKNDQIVIPRGKPKSGRIWKEQKTRFSSIVKTRGIRQSFEQKQKLREHLKHIKEISREKKAKMKEEKELKKQRRIEKLKREEENRKKSEVVQVITNTAKIKRMKKKQLRMVEKRDTLKM; translated from the exons ATGACAAAAGTTAGTGAGTCTAACATTGAGAGTCGGGTTCAAAACATAAAGACTTTGGagaaaaaatccaagaaaaaagCGAAGAATGATCAAATTGTTATTCCAAGAGGAAAACCAAAGTCGGGCAGAATTTGGAAAGAACAGAAAACCAG attttcatCAATTGTAAAGACGAGAGGAATTCGCCAATCCTTTGAACAGAAACAAAAGCTGAGAGAACACTTGAAgcatattaaagaaatatcacGAGAAAAGAAAGCAAAAATGAAGGAagaaaaggaattgaaaaaacaGCGAAGGATAGAGAAGTTGAAGAGAGAGGAGGAAAATAGAAAGAAGAGTGAAGTCGTTCAAGTT ATAACGAACACAGCCAAAATAAAGAGGATGAAGAAGAAGCAGTTGAGAATGGTCGAAAAAAGGGACACTctcaaaatgtaa
- the LOC117168988 gene encoding protein HGH1 homolog isoform X1, translating into MTMDEKAVESLKEISAFLNSEARADLKDATIQQVLGITGSAAGRELLLKLPEILKKLVILLQDNAITIAKAAALALINLTADEGGSSALLVISESFKYEGKFSSDLIHVCLKYVMDRNINLADPCCMILSNMTRPSVFVDRILALFDKTGYSWDSIIAAFCKKGDTNCATSHYLGPVFSNLSQSPKVRRHLTDRTRGLIRRLLPFTEYAESELRRGGIVGTLRNCCFDLANHDWFLGPEIDILPHLLLPLAGPEEFDDEDTNKLPIDLQYLPETKQRESDTDIRLMLLESLTQLCASKKGREYLREKNAYVILRELHKWEKDKVVLLACENLVDILIRTEEEIGVDNLKEIEVPEEYKDKFHKMDEEFISS; encoded by the exons atGACAATGGATGAAAAAGCAGTAGAATCTCTTAAAGAAATATCAGCTTTTCTAAATTCTGAAGCTCGAGCAGATTTAAAAGATGCTACGATTCAACAGGTGCTCG gtATCACAGGTTCGGCAGCAGGACGGGAATTGCTCCTAAAATTACCGGAGATATTAAAAAAACTGGTTATCCTCTTGCAAGATAATGCAATAACAATTGCAAAAGCTGCAGCATTAGCATTAATAAACCTCACTGCTGATGAAGGCGGTTCTAGTGCTCTTTTAGTAATTTCTGAATCTTTCAAGTATGAAGGGAAATTTAGCTCTGATTTGATCCACGTTTGTTTAAA ATATGTTATggatcgaaatataaatttagcaGACCCTTGTTGCATGATTTTATCAAATATGACGAGGCCTTCAGTTTTTGTAGATAGAATACTTGCCCTTTTTGATAAAACTGGATACTCGTGGGATTCCATTATTGCTGCCTTTTGCAAAAAAGGAGACACAAATTGTGCTACGTCACACTACCTGGGACCAGTCTTTAGCAATTTGAGCCAGTCCCCCAAAGTACGAAG ACACTTAACTGACAGAACTCGAGGTTTAATTCGAAGACTCCTTCCTTTCACGGAATACGCCGAAAGTGAATTAAGACGAGGTGGCATCGTCGGAACTTTGAGGAATTGTTGCTTCGATCTTGCAAACCACGACTGGTTTCTCGGTCCAGAAATTGATATCTTGCCTCATCTTCTTTTACCACTTGCTGGGCCCGAGGAATTTGATGACGAGGATACAAACAAGCTTCCCATAGACCTACAATATTTACCTGAAACTAAACAGCGCGAATCTGATACCGATATCAG ATTAATGTTACTGGAATCTTTGACGCAATTGTGTGCATCAAAAAAAGGACGTGAGTATCTCAGAGAAAAGAATGCGTATGTCATACTCAGAGAGTTACATAAATGGGAAAAAGACAAAGTTGTCTTACTTGCCTGTGAGAACCTCGTTGACATTTTAATCAG GACGGAGGAGGAAATAGGAGTCGACAATTTAAAAGAGATTGAAGTGCCTGAGGAATACAAAGACAAGTTTCACAAAATGGATGAAGAGTTTATAAGCAGTTGA